The proteins below come from a single Papaver somniferum cultivar HN1 chromosome 11, ASM357369v1, whole genome shotgun sequence genomic window:
- the LOC113322734 gene encoding uncharacterized protein LOC113322734 has product MAGKISAASARAHTRKSKQNSGFKLPFGMFTTISVVILMGFVAYAYQAIQPPPPKICGTSDGPPVSAPRVKLSDGRHLAYKEHGVPKDEAKYKIVFIHGFGSYRLTTIRLSQELAEELGIYMVSFDRPGYGESDPNPKRTEKGIALDVEELADQLGLGSKFYVLGFSMGGQATWGCLKYIPHRLAGAALVAPVINYWWPGFPANLSKEAYEKQLLQDQWTLRVSHYAPFLTYWWNTQKWFPASSVAAKSSAILSTQDREILSKIPRVDMAPVTHQGEFESLHRDLIVGFGSWQFDPMDLEDPFTSGEGRVHLWHGDEDLFVPISLQRYIAEKLSWIQYHELAGSGHLFPYADGTNDAIIKALVLGEKQEG; this is encoded by the exons ATGGCAGGGAAAATATCTGCAGCATCAGCTAGGGCTCATACAAGAAAATCCAAACAGAACAGTGGTTTTAAACTTCCATTTG GAATGTTTACTACGATATCAGTAGTTATTTTAATGGGGTTTGTTGCATATGCGTATCAAGCAATTCAACCTCCACCGCCAAAGATTTGTGGCACTTCAGATGGCCCACCAGTTAGTGCACCTAGGGTCAAACTCAGTGATGGAAGGCATTTGGCCTACAAAGAACACGGGGTTCCTAAAGATGAAGCCAAATATAAGATTGTTTTCATTCATGGATTTGGTTCATACAGACTTACTACAATACGTCTATCTCAA GAACTTGCTGAAGAACTGGGGATATATATGGTGTCATTTGACAGACCTGGGTATGGAGAGAGTGATCCAAATCCAAAACGAACAGAGAAGGGTATTGCATTGGATGTAGAAGAGCTTGCTGATCAGTTAGGACTAGGATCTAAATTCTATGTACTTGGATTTTCTATGGGAGGTCAGGCGACCTGGGGCTGCCTAAAATACATCCCTCACCG GTTAGCAGGGGCAGCACTAGTCGCCCCAGTTATCAATTACTGGTGGCCCGGATTCCCTGCCAATTTGTCGAAAGAAGCGTACGAAAAGCAACTTCTACAAGACCAATGGACTCTTCGAGTGTCTCACTACGCCCCATTCCTCACATACTGGTGGAACACTCAGAAATGGTTTCCTGCTTCAAGTGTTGCAGCCAAATCCAGTGCTATTCTTTCTACGCAAGACAGAGAGATCCTTTCCAAGATTCCTAGGGTAGACATG GCACCAGTAACGCACCAAGGTGAATTCGAGTCACTTCATCGTGACCTGATTGTTGGTTTCGGAAGCTGGCAGTTTGATCCTATGGACCTTGAAGATCCATTTACTAGTGGTGAAGGTAGGGTTCACTTGTGGCATGGGGATGAAGATTTGTTTGTACCTATTAGTCTGCAGCGCTATATTGCAGAAAAGCTTTCATGGATTCAGTACCACGAATTAGCAGGTTCAGGACACTTGTTCCCCTATGCTGATGGAACCAATGATGCCATCATAAAGGCACTTGTACTGGGAGAAAAACAAGAGGGATAA